CATTTTGGAGCAAGTGGAAGATGGTATATATTCAGCGGTAGCCTCTGCGGTTTCACTAACAGAAATTTTGGTCAAACCCATTCGAGAGGGTAACTCGAATCTCGAAAAACAATATAAGCTTCTCTTTACTCATTTTCCAAACTTGAATATTATTCCTGTTGATAATTCTGTTGCTGAACGTGCTGCTTACTTACGGGGGATCTATGGACTTAAAACTCCGGATGCATTAATTGTAGCTAGCGCCATTGCGGCGGGTGCTGAATTGTTTATTACGAATGATTTACGTTTGGAGCAAGTGAAAGAAATAAAATGTGTTGCTTTGAGCCAAATTTAAGCTGTGAGTGTTAATAGTTTTTTAGTTACCCTTTTGAGGTTTGAAATGGGGGAATGGATTCCCGTTGTATCAAATGGTTTTCCTCCAATCCCATTGAGCATCATTAGGGTGTTGTTCCTCCTGCTGTGTATTTCCGGATCGTTCATCCTTGGCATATTGTTCTATTGGCTTACCCATGATTCAATTCCGTTATGGGTTTGGTCTGTGCTAGGGATTGGATTTTGTGGTGCATTCACTACTGGTTCTTTGGAAGTTACGTTAGATGGGCAAAAGACCCATATTTGCAAGGTCAACCTATTGCGCCTCCACTCAATGAAAAAGGCTGGAAGGATACAATACAAACGAATAATGGAGAAGTAACGACGATAAGAGTTCGGTTTACTTCCTAGGATGGTAGTCCCTATCCATTTAACCCAAGCCTTGGACCTGGATATGTATGGCATTTCTATATTCTT
The genomic region above belongs to Paenibacillus sp. GP183 and contains:
- a CDS encoding PIN domain-containing protein; translated protein: MVKSTLLTGIKNVAIDTNLFIYVFEQSPEFGEKAKAILEQVEDGIYSAVASAVSLTEILVKPIREGNSNLEKQYKLLFTHFPNLNIIPVDNSVAERAAYLRGIYGLKTPDALIVASAIAAGAELFITNDLRLEQVKEIKCVALSQI